The Mycolicibacterium boenickei genome has a segment encoding these proteins:
- a CDS encoding proline dehydrogenase family protein — MGVFQRVARPTILAASHSSRLRHTAERLPITRRVVDRFVAGETVPDALDTVGALRDSGRFVSVDYLGEDTTSNEDAERTVQAYLTLLDGLARRGDVDAAVRPLEVSLKLSALGQALPRDGEKIAYENAHTICAKARDVGAWVTVDAEDHTTTDSTLSIVRDLRTEFDWLGTVLQAYLHRTEADCREFAAAGARIRLCKGAYDEPASVAYRDADEVTDSYLRCLRVLMAGSGYPMVASHDPVIIDAVPALAGEFGRGVDGFEYQMLYNIRDAEQRRLAEAGNHVRVYVPFGNEWYGYFVRRLAERPANLMFFLRALAERH, encoded by the coding sequence ATGGGCGTGTTTCAGCGGGTGGCCCGCCCCACGATCCTGGCCGCATCGCACTCCTCGCGGCTACGTCACACCGCTGAACGCCTCCCGATCACCCGCCGGGTCGTCGACCGCTTCGTCGCGGGGGAGACGGTGCCCGACGCGCTCGACACCGTTGGTGCGCTGAGGGATTCGGGTCGCTTCGTCAGCGTGGATTACCTCGGCGAGGACACCACGAGCAACGAGGACGCCGAACGCACAGTGCAGGCCTACCTCACCCTCCTCGACGGGCTGGCACGCCGCGGCGACGTCGATGCGGCGGTGCGGCCGCTGGAAGTGTCGCTCAAGCTTTCTGCCCTCGGCCAGGCGCTGCCCCGCGACGGCGAGAAGATCGCCTACGAGAACGCGCACACCATCTGCGCCAAGGCCCGCGACGTAGGGGCCTGGGTGACGGTGGACGCCGAGGACCACACCACCACCGACTCGACCTTGTCGATCGTGCGCGACCTGCGAACCGAATTCGATTGGCTGGGCACGGTTCTGCAGGCCTACCTGCACCGCACCGAGGCCGATTGCCGCGAGTTCGCCGCAGCGGGAGCCCGGATCAGGCTGTGCAAGGGCGCCTACGACGAACCGGCCTCGGTGGCCTACCGAGATGCCGACGAGGTCACCGACTCCTACCTGCGGTGCCTGCGGGTGCTGATGGCCGGATCGGGCTACCCGATGGTGGCTTCACACGATCCGGTGATCATCGACGCGGTGCCGGCCCTGGCCGGCGAATTCGGCCGCGGTGTAGACGGTTTCGAGTACCAGATGCTCTACAACATCCGCGATGCCGAACAACGCAGGCTGGCCGAGGCGGGCAACCATGTCCGGGTCTACGTTCCGTTCGGCAACGAGTGGTACGGCTACTTCGTGCGGCGGTTGGCCGAGCGCCCGGCCAACCTGATGTTCTTCCTGCGGGCCCTGGCCGAGCGCCACTGA
- a CDS encoding NADP-dependent oxidoreductase, which translates to MQAITVSDRDAGVAGMSLTELPYPHTAENDVIVRVHAAGFTPGELDWPATWTDRAGRDRTPSVPGHEFAGVVTELGFGTTGLSVGQRVFGLADWTRNGALAEYVAVEARNLAPLPADVDYVVAAALPISGLTAWQGLFDHGRLTTGQTVLIHGAAGGVGSIAVQLAREVGAYVIGTGRTADRDRATALGVHTFVDLGTEKLEDAGEVDVVFDVIGGDILARSAALVRAGGTLVTIAEPPEVRPRDGRTVFFVVEPDRARLADLIARVNGGRLTPVVGAVRPLTEAAAAFAPGKRIAGKTIIQVAED; encoded by the coding sequence ATGCAAGCCATCACTGTTTCAGACCGTGACGCCGGTGTCGCCGGGATGTCGCTGACGGAGTTGCCGTACCCGCACACGGCCGAGAACGACGTCATCGTGCGGGTGCACGCCGCGGGCTTCACACCAGGCGAGCTCGACTGGCCTGCCACCTGGACCGATCGGGCGGGCCGCGACCGGACTCCGAGCGTGCCCGGACATGAGTTCGCCGGCGTCGTCACTGAGTTGGGCTTCGGCACAACAGGTTTAAGTGTCGGCCAGCGGGTGTTCGGGCTCGCCGACTGGACCCGCAACGGTGCGCTCGCGGAATACGTTGCCGTAGAGGCCCGTAACCTGGCGCCACTACCGGCAGACGTCGACTACGTGGTGGCTGCCGCGCTGCCGATATCCGGATTGACGGCCTGGCAAGGTCTGTTCGACCACGGCCGGCTCACCACGGGGCAGACGGTCCTGATCCACGGCGCCGCGGGTGGAGTCGGGTCGATCGCGGTGCAACTGGCTCGGGAGGTCGGTGCATACGTCATCGGTACCGGCCGCACAGCCGACCGGGACCGGGCGACTGCGCTCGGTGTCCACACCTTCGTCGACCTGGGTACTGAAAAGCTAGAGGATGCAGGTGAAGTCGACGTGGTGTTCGACGTGATCGGCGGCGATATTCTCGCCCGCTCGGCAGCCCTGGTGCGGGCCGGAGGCACACTCGTCACCATCGCCGAGCCGCCAGAAGTCCGTCCCAGGGACGGGCGGACGGTCTTCTTCGTCGTCGAACCCGACCGGGCCCGGCTCGCGGACCTCATCGCGCGCGTCAACGGTGGACGGCTCACCCCGGTCGTCGGTGCCGTGCGGCCCTTGACCGAGGCGGCGGCCGCATTCGCGCCCGGCAAGCGCATTGCCGGCAAGACGATCATCCAGGTAGCCGAAGACTGA
- a CDS encoding acyl-CoA synthetase → MLLASLNPAAVAAGAELADAVTIDGAVLSRSDLVGAATSVAERVAVAQRVAVLATPTPTTVLAIIGCLIAGVPVVPVPADVGAAERKHILTDSGAQAWLGEKPAEPEGLPHIPVRLHARSWHRYPEPPPNSTAIIMYTSGTTGAPKGVPITRQAIADDIDALAAAWQWTAADTLVHGLPLFHVHGLVLGLLGSLRIGNRFVHTGKPTPAAYAQAQGTLYFGVPTVWSRVVKDLDSALALSTARLLVSGSAPLPVPVFDELVRLTGHAPVERYGSTESLITLSTRVDGERRPGWVGLPLAGVQTRLVDDDGAPVPHDGETIGRLQIKGPMVFGGYLNRPEATADAFDSDGWYRTGDVAIIDADGMHRIVGRESVDLIKSGGYRIGAGEIETVLLGHDGVDEVAVVGMPDDDLGQRIVAFVVGNAAPEALIEFVAQQLSAHKRPREVRLVDRLPRNAMGKVMKKELAQWG, encoded by the coding sequence GTGTTGCTGGCCTCCTTGAACCCCGCAGCCGTCGCCGCCGGTGCTGAACTTGCCGACGCCGTGACCATCGACGGTGCCGTGCTGAGCCGCAGTGATCTCGTCGGTGCCGCCACGTCGGTGGCCGAGCGGGTGGCGGTCGCACAACGGGTCGCCGTCCTGGCGACACCGACCCCGACGACTGTGCTGGCCATCATCGGATGCCTGATCGCCGGCGTGCCCGTGGTCCCGGTTCCGGCCGACGTCGGCGCGGCCGAGCGCAAACACATCCTCACCGACTCCGGAGCCCAGGCCTGGCTGGGGGAGAAGCCGGCGGAGCCCGAGGGACTGCCGCACATCCCGGTGCGGCTGCACGCCCGGTCCTGGCACCGCTATCCAGAACCGCCACCGAATTCGACCGCGATCATCATGTACACCTCCGGGACCACCGGGGCGCCCAAGGGGGTGCCGATCACCCGCCAGGCCATCGCCGACGACATCGATGCGCTGGCCGCGGCGTGGCAGTGGACCGCCGCCGACACCCTGGTGCACGGGCTGCCGCTGTTCCACGTGCACGGTCTGGTGCTGGGGCTGCTCGGCTCGCTGCGGATCGGAAACCGCTTCGTACACACCGGGAAACCGACTCCGGCCGCGTACGCGCAGGCCCAGGGCACGCTGTACTTCGGGGTGCCGACGGTGTGGTCGCGGGTGGTCAAGGATCTCGACTCGGCCCTGGCGCTGTCCACGGCACGGCTGCTGGTCTCCGGCAGTGCGCCGCTGCCGGTTCCGGTGTTCGACGAGCTGGTGCGGCTGACGGGGCACGCCCCGGTGGAGCGTTACGGCAGCACCGAATCGCTGATCACGCTGAGCACCCGCGTCGACGGTGAGCGCAGGCCCGGCTGGGTCGGGCTGCCACTGGCCGGCGTCCAGACCCGGCTTGTCGACGACGACGGCGCACCGGTGCCGCACGACGGCGAAACCATCGGACGGCTGCAGATCAAGGGCCCCATGGTGTTCGGCGGCTACCTCAACCGGCCCGAAGCTACGGCGGACGCCTTCGATTCCGACGGCTGGTACCGCACCGGCGACGTCGCCATCATCGATGCCGACGGTATGCACCGCATCGTCGGGCGCGAGTCGGTGGACCTGATCAAGTCGGGCGGCTACCGCATCGGTGCGGGCGAGATCGAGACCGTGCTACTGGGCCACGACGGCGTCGACGAGGTGGCAGTGGTCGGGATGCCCGACGACGATCTGGGCCAGCGCATCGTTGCGTTCGTCGTCGGCAATGCCGCACCCGAGGCGTTGATCGAGTTTGTCGCCCAACAGCTTTCAGCGCACAAACGGCCCCGCGAAGTGCGACTGGTGGACAGACTGCCGCGCAACGCCATGGGCAAGGTGATGAAAAAGGAACTGGCGCAATGGGGTTGA
- the sigJ gene encoding RNA polymerase sigma factor SigJ, translated as MTGRQDRLAAEWETHRPAVFGVAYRLLGSVADADDVAQEVWLRAARADLAEVDDLKAWLVTVSARLSYDILKSARARREAYVGPWLPEPLLTGPDASEPVLVDESVSSAMLLIMDELSPPERVAFVLHDVFGIEFVRIAEMLETTVAAARQSASRARRRVDQAKQSAPQASNAERRRVLTTFRAAYEAGDMAGLVKLLHPGAVYVTDGGGKVMAARKPISGGERIAMVMERVGRQWRPDRIDLIEVGGEPALVFRQQDGVYSVDTVQITDGLITAYRRVINPDKLTHL; from the coding sequence ATGACTGGCCGGCAGGACAGACTCGCTGCTGAGTGGGAGACGCATCGACCCGCCGTGTTCGGTGTGGCATACCGGTTGCTGGGGAGTGTGGCCGACGCCGACGACGTGGCCCAGGAGGTGTGGCTGCGCGCGGCGCGCGCCGACCTGGCCGAGGTTGATGATCTGAAGGCGTGGCTGGTCACGGTGTCGGCGCGGCTGTCCTACGACATTCTCAAGAGTGCTCGCGCACGCCGCGAGGCCTATGTCGGGCCATGGCTGCCGGAGCCCCTGCTGACCGGGCCGGACGCGTCCGAGCCCGTCCTCGTCGACGAGTCGGTGAGCTCGGCGATGCTGCTGATCATGGACGAGCTGAGCCCGCCCGAGCGGGTGGCATTCGTCTTGCACGATGTGTTCGGGATCGAGTTCGTCCGCATCGCGGAGATGCTCGAGACCACGGTGGCTGCTGCCCGGCAGTCGGCCTCACGGGCGCGGCGGCGTGTTGACCAGGCGAAACAGTCCGCACCGCAAGCATCAAACGCTGAGCGGAGGCGGGTCCTGACGACCTTTCGCGCCGCCTACGAGGCCGGTGACATGGCGGGCCTGGTGAAGCTTCTGCATCCGGGCGCGGTCTATGTCACCGACGGTGGTGGCAAGGTCATGGCCGCCCGCAAGCCCATCAGCGGCGGTGAGCGGATTGCCATGGTGATGGAGCGGGTGGGGCGGCAGTGGCGTCCGGACCGCATCGATCTCATCGAGGTCGGCGGCGAGCCGGCCCTGGTGTTCCGACAGCAGGACGGCGTCTACTCCGTGGATACCGTGCAGATCACGGACGGTTTGATCACGGCGTACCGCAGGGTGATCAACCCGGACAAACTCACTCACCTCTGA
- a CDS encoding isopenicillin N synthase family dioxygenase: MSQSEVIVDQVVLRDGFVPLIDISSARNGDQRRRQAVADAIGRCCETSGFLLLVGHGVPDAVIDDVNRALREFFSLPQAAKEQLRADPADPLARGFSSAGNLAATNDGADRAAEHESPDQVEKFVHFPLGNPEGLDGPGWTDERVFVAERWPEVPGFRTAYQRYYDEMSVLATELSRLFALALGLREDWFDGLIDRHNSNLMANHYPADDQPAGHIRLSQHSDWGNLTILLQDESQSGLQVQGDRGEWLDVPVVPGAFVINIGDLLARWTNDRWVSTVHRVVSTGAPTAERFTLPFFHQPNFDAVIECIPTCAGADNPPRYEPVVSGPYLLNKFKVAYDLSPG, encoded by the coding sequence GTGAGCCAATCAGAGGTAATAGTCGACCAAGTCGTCCTGCGCGACGGCTTCGTCCCATTGATCGACATCAGCAGCGCGCGCAACGGCGACCAGCGCCGGCGTCAGGCGGTGGCCGATGCCATCGGTCGCTGCTGCGAAACCAGCGGGTTTCTCCTACTCGTCGGCCATGGCGTCCCCGATGCGGTGATCGACGATGTCAATCGCGCTCTGCGCGAGTTCTTCTCGCTCCCTCAGGCCGCGAAAGAACAGCTCAGGGCGGATCCCGCAGACCCGCTGGCCCGCGGGTTCAGCAGTGCGGGCAATCTCGCGGCCACCAACGACGGAGCCGACCGTGCTGCCGAGCACGAATCACCGGACCAGGTGGAGAAATTCGTCCACTTCCCGCTGGGCAATCCGGAAGGTCTCGACGGGCCAGGATGGACCGACGAACGCGTGTTCGTCGCCGAACGCTGGCCCGAGGTACCGGGATTCCGCACGGCCTACCAACGCTATTACGACGAGATGTCCGTGCTCGCGACCGAGTTGTCACGGCTGTTCGCCCTGGCCCTTGGCCTGCGCGAAGACTGGTTCGACGGCTTGATCGACCGGCACAACTCCAACCTGATGGCCAACCACTACCCTGCCGACGATCAGCCGGCCGGCCACATCCGGCTGAGCCAGCACAGCGATTGGGGCAACCTGACCATCCTGCTGCAGGACGAATCCCAGAGCGGGCTACAGGTTCAGGGCGATCGCGGCGAGTGGCTCGACGTGCCAGTGGTGCCGGGCGCGTTCGTCATCAACATCGGTGACCTGCTGGCCCGATGGACCAACGACCGGTGGGTGAGCACGGTGCACCGCGTGGTGAGCACCGGAGCGCCCACCGCCGAACGGTTCACGCTTCCCTTCTTTCACCAACCCAACTTCGACGCCGTGATCGAGTGCATTCCGACCTGCGCCGGCGCGGACAACCCCCCGCGGTATGAGCCGGTGGTGTCCGGGCCGTACCTGCTCAACAAGTTCAAGGTCGCCTACGACCTGAGTCCGGGGTGA
- a CDS encoding VOC family protein, with amino-acid sequence MGLRFSEICIDARDPEALGAWWSEVLGWPAHTDADGDVILTPPPGAGPTWLFTPVPEDKVVKNRLHPDFTPDDQQAEVDRLIGLGARHVDIGQGEQTWVVLADPEGNEFCVLSAR; translated from the coding sequence ATGGGGTTGAGGTTCTCCGAGATCTGCATCGACGCACGCGACCCCGAAGCGCTGGGTGCTTGGTGGTCGGAAGTGCTCGGCTGGCCCGCGCACACCGATGCCGACGGCGACGTGATCCTCACCCCGCCGCCCGGCGCCGGCCCGACCTGGCTGTTCACCCCCGTGCCGGAGGACAAGGTGGTCAAGAACCGCCTGCATCCGGACTTCACCCCGGACGATCAGCAGGCCGAGGTGGACCGGCTGATCGGGCTGGGAGCCCGCCACGTGGACATCGGGCAGGGCGAGCAGACGTGGGTGGTGCTGGCCGACCCCGAGGGCAACGAGTTCTGTGTCCTCTCTGCCCGATAG
- the pruA gene encoding L-glutamate gamma-semialdehyde dehydrogenase — protein sequence MDAITDVPAPTNEPVHDYAPGSGERARLITALGDLAGAPIDLPHVIGGKHTMGSGARIDVVQPHCHSARLGTLTNAEHADANAAIDAALAAKHEWAALPFDERAAVFLRAADLLSGPWREKIAAATMLGQSKTAYQAEIDAPCELIDFWRFNVEFARQILAQQPISSPGVWNRTDHRPLEGFVYAITPFNFTAIAGNLPTAPALMGNTVVWKPSPTQTFAAYLTMQLLEAAGLPPGVINLVTGDGIAVSDVALADPRLAGIHFTGSTATFQHLWREVGANIDRYRTYPRLVGETGGKDFVVAHASARPDVLRTALIRGAFDYQGQKCSAASRAFIPRSVWHEMGDDFLSATSDLKYGDVTDLTNYGGAVIDDRAFAKNVAAIERAKGAAGVTIAAGGEYDDSEGYFVRPTVLLSDDPTDEAFSTEYFGPILAVHVYPDAEYERILDVVDTGARYALTGAVIADDRTAVLTAADRLRNAAGNFYINDKPTGAVVGQQPFGGSRASGTNDKAGSAQNLLRWTSARSIKETFVPPTNHTYPHMEA from the coding sequence ATGGATGCCATCACCGACGTGCCCGCGCCTACCAACGAGCCGGTCCACGACTACGCACCGGGGTCGGGCGAGCGCGCCCGGCTCATCACCGCGCTCGGCGACCTGGCCGGCGCCCCGATCGACCTGCCGCACGTCATCGGCGGCAAACACACGATGGGCAGCGGCGCCCGCATCGACGTGGTGCAGCCGCACTGCCACAGCGCCCGGCTGGGAACCCTGACCAACGCCGAACACGCTGACGCCAACGCGGCCATCGACGCCGCACTGGCCGCCAAACACGAGTGGGCCGCGCTGCCGTTCGACGAACGGGCCGCCGTGTTCCTGCGGGCCGCCGACCTGCTGTCCGGACCGTGGCGGGAGAAGATCGCCGCCGCCACGATGCTCGGCCAGTCCAAGACCGCCTACCAGGCCGAGATCGACGCGCCCTGCGAGCTGATCGACTTCTGGCGATTCAACGTCGAGTTCGCCCGCCAGATCCTGGCCCAGCAGCCCATCAGCAGCCCCGGGGTGTGGAACCGCACCGACCACCGGCCGCTGGAAGGCTTCGTCTACGCGATCACCCCGTTCAACTTCACCGCGATTGCCGGCAACCTGCCCACCGCCCCGGCGTTGATGGGCAACACCGTGGTGTGGAAACCCTCGCCCACGCAGACTTTCGCGGCCTATCTGACCATGCAGCTGCTGGAGGCCGCCGGACTGCCGCCCGGCGTGATCAACCTGGTGACCGGCGACGGGATCGCGGTTTCCGATGTGGCACTGGCCGATCCGCGCCTGGCCGGCATCCATTTCACCGGATCGACCGCCACGTTCCAGCACCTGTGGCGCGAAGTCGGCGCGAACATCGACCGCTACCGCACCTACCCGCGGCTGGTCGGCGAGACCGGTGGCAAGGACTTCGTCGTCGCGCACGCCTCGGCCCGCCCGGATGTGTTGCGCACCGCCCTGATTCGCGGTGCCTTCGACTACCAGGGCCAGAAATGCTCGGCCGCCTCCCGCGCCTTCATCCCGCGTTCGGTGTGGCACGAGATGGGCGACGACTTCCTCTCGGCCACCTCGGACCTCAAGTACGGCGACGTCACCGACCTCACCAACTACGGCGGGGCCGTGATCGACGACCGCGCCTTCGCCAAGAACGTCGCGGCGATCGAACGGGCCAAGGGCGCCGCGGGCGTCACCATCGCGGCCGGCGGCGAATACGACGACAGCGAAGGCTATTTCGTGCGGCCCACGGTCCTGCTCTCCGACGACCCGACCGATGAGGCGTTCTCCACCGAGTACTTCGGCCCGATCCTGGCCGTGCACGTCTATCCGGACGCGGAGTACGAGCGGATCCTCGACGTCGTCGACACCGGTGCCCGCTACGCACTGACCGGCGCGGTGATCGCCGATGATCGCACCGCCGTGCTCACTGCCGCCGACCGGCTGCGGAACGCCGCAGGCAACTTCTACATCAACGACAAGCCGACCGGCGCGGTCGTCGGGCAGCAGCCGTTCGGCGGATCACGCGCCTCGGGCACCAACGACAAGGCCGGCTCGGCGCAGAACCTGTTGCGCTGGACCTCGGCCCGCTCCATCAAGGAGACGTTCGTGCCGCCGACCAACCACACCTACCCTCACATGGAGGCCTGA
- a CDS encoding NUDIX domain-containing protein yields the protein MRRTATREVYRNNWLTLREDDIVRPDGSTGVYAVVDKPTYALVIPYDPDHDRFHLVEQFRYPLGLRRWEFPQGTAPEQQHLDPETLAHRELREETGLRAQTVERLGQLDVAAGMSSQRGWVFLATGLTEGEHEREHEEQDMHSAWFSRAEVDRMVRDGEITDAQSIAALAFLLLRESRIRR from the coding sequence ATCCGCCGGACGGCGACGCGCGAGGTGTATCGGAACAACTGGTTGACGCTGCGCGAGGACGACATCGTCCGGCCCGACGGCAGCACCGGCGTCTATGCCGTGGTCGACAAACCCACCTATGCCCTGGTGATCCCGTACGACCCCGATCACGATCGGTTCCACCTCGTCGAGCAGTTCCGCTACCCGCTGGGGCTGCGGCGCTGGGAGTTCCCGCAAGGCACCGCACCCGAGCAGCAGCATCTGGATCCGGAAACCCTGGCCCACCGCGAACTTCGCGAAGAGACCGGGCTGCGCGCACAAACCGTGGAACGGCTCGGCCAGCTCGACGTGGCGGCTGGGATGAGCAGCCAGCGCGGATGGGTGTTCCTGGCGACGGGTCTCACCGAAGGCGAGCACGAACGCGAGCACGAGGAACAGGACATGCACAGCGCATGGTTCTCACGCGCTGAAGTCGACCGGATGGTCCGGGACGGTGAGATCACCGATGCCCAGTCGATTGCCGCCCTGGCATTTCTGCTGTTGCGCGAGAGCCGGATTCGGCGTTGA